In Streptomyces sp. NBC_00341, the DNA window GCCCGGCGGGCCTCGTGGACCAGGAGGGCCCGCAGGAAGGGGTCGGCCACGAATCCCGCCTGCGCACCGGGCCCGTCCCCGCCCGCTGCCTCCTCCCCGTCCCGCGGACCGTCGGTCCAGTGCTCCTCCTCCAGGTACCGGGCCGCGGTGGGGAGCCCCGCGCCGGGGAGTCCGCCGTCGGCGAGCACCGCCGCCGTGCTCAGGACCTGTGCGGCGGCCCGGTCACGCGCCAGGGCGAGCGGCGCCAGATGGGCGCGCAGCTGGGGCTGGGGGACGAGCCGCTCCAGGAGCACCTCACCCGCGGGCCTGCCCTCCCCGACGGGCAGGTCGAGCAGGGTCTCGGGGTCGACGGCCTGCCCGGCGCGGACGACCGCCTCGCACAGCACCCGGCTGCCCTGGGGGTGCCCACGGGTGAGGGAGTACAGGGCGGACGGCAGATGGCGGGGCAGCGGCACCTGGGCCGCGTCGAGCATCAGCAGCAGGTCCGCGCGGCCCAGCGGGGACAGCGCGACCGTGAGCAGTCCGGCCGAGGGCGAAGAGGCCACGGCGCGCTCCCAGCCGGACTCGTGGGTGAGCTCGGGCAGTACCCGGGCCGTCGCGTCCGGGTAGCGGGCCGCGTCGTCGCCCAGCCGGGTCGCCACCACGACCAGGGGGTCCGGGACCTCGGATCCGGGCGCGGCCCGGTGGTCGAGCACCAGACCGAGGAAGCGCCGCCCGGCCTCGGTGTGCGCGTTGTCCAACAGGACCAGCGGCCGGGGCGCCCGGTTGACCCGCTGCCACCGCCCGTAGGCGTCGGCGAGGTCTTCGAGGAAGGCCGCGATCAGCGTGCGCTCGACGGCGTCCTGGAAGTCGCCGCCCTGGTGGAAGCGCAGGCTCAGCCGGATCAGGGCGGCCTCCCCGTCCTCCGAGCCGTTGGACCGGCTCCGGTACCACTGTTGCACCGACTTTCCGGCGCGGGCCCGCGCGTGCCGCCCGAAGTACTGCTGGACGACCGCCTCGGTGACGGGCGCCAGATCGTGCTGGCGCCGGTCCGGGTCCGCGAGGCGCTCACTGACGTCGTACGTCCAGTCCGTACCGTCCCCCTCGGCTCCCTCCGCCCCCTTCGCCAGGCCGCAGGCGACGAGCAGCCGCGCGATCCGGTCACGGGCCAGCGCCTGCTGCTCCTCGTCGCCCCGGTGCCAGCTGGATACGGCGAACAGCCCCGGCAGCAGCCGCGAGAAGCGGAGCCGCACGGCTCCCGGTACCGGCGGCGCGAGTCCGCAGGCCAGTTGCTCCAGGATCTCGACCACCGCGGAGGTGTTGGCCGTCGCCGGGCCGGGCCGGTGGGCCTGTTCGACCTGCGCGGCATCCACCCTTCCGAGCGGAATCCGCCCTCGGTAGGACGCGTCCAGGGCGTCGAGGACCGCGGTCCTGCCCATTCCGTGGCTGCCGGAGAGCAGCGTCAGGGGAAGGTCGCCCCGGTGCTCCTGGGGCACCAGTTCCCGCCGGTCCGGCGCCATGCCGACCAGGCGGGGAACCAGCCCCCGCACGATCGGATCCCGTGCGTACAAAGGCGTCCGCATCGCCCATCCCCCCGTTCCGCCGTCCTGCTCCGTCCTGCTCCGTCCGGTGCGGACCCCGCCCGCGTGTCCGCTGCCCCCGCCCGTGTCAGCCGCCGAGCATCCTGCCCAGTGCCTGGCCGACCGCGTCCATGAGGAGCTGCCGGCCGACCGTGTCGGGAGCGGAAGTCAGGCAGCCCCGAATCCGTTCCATCAGGCCGCGCTGCCGGTCCGGGGGCGGCTCGTCGTCG includes these proteins:
- a CDS encoding ATP-binding protein, coding for MRTPLYARDPIVRGLVPRLVGMAPDRRELVPQEHRGDLPLTLLSGSHGMGRTAVLDALDASYRGRIPLGRVDAAQVEQAHRPGPATANTSAVVEILEQLACGLAPPVPGAVRLRFSRLLPGLFAVSSWHRGDEEQQALARDRIARLLVACGLAKGAEGAEGDGTDWTYDVSERLADPDRRQHDLAPVTEAVVQQYFGRHARARAGKSVQQWYRSRSNGSEDGEAALIRLSLRFHQGGDFQDAVERTLIAAFLEDLADAYGRWQRVNRAPRPLVLLDNAHTEAGRRFLGLVLDHRAAPGSEVPDPLVVVATRLGDDAARYPDATARVLPELTHESGWERAVASSPSAGLLTVALSPLGRADLLLMLDAAQVPLPRHLPSALYSLTRGHPQGSRVLCEAVVRAGQAVDPETLLDLPVGEGRPAGEVLLERLVPQPQLRAHLAPLALARDRAAAQVLSTAAVLADGGLPGAGLPTAARYLEEEHWTDGPRDGEEAAGGDGPGAQAGFVADPFLRALLVHEARRACAEAGPGRRWADLHGLLRQHHEERGAGHEEDVLRHVLAVGDAEPVVSRLTEYFGSWPAGRWLDALPRIASAPHPPRALWTDHRAEIARGAHDHLYAEADDIHRSVNRLLHALWYLSETYAEPMDDLCQDIGSELAFLSMRHPSGRALLNEAARSWPAAVRERRPCPTHGPDYGRGPLRGEE